In Toxoplasma gondii ME49 chromosome VIII, whole genome shotgun sequence, a single genomic region encodes these proteins:
- a CDS encoding hypothetical protein (encoded by transcript TGME49_229270~Signal peptide predicted by SignalP 2.0 HMM (probability 1.000) with cleavage site probability 0.485 at residue 28) yields the protein MAVAAGSLISFLVVSGVMLLWSPSLCAGVPQGLADHSVVIPADGLAADARYDFWLQANQTFQIIDRTADFSAMVEPPTFSTEAYAYNNPNCDLGRKISYKQEFAFASPDHIFWRRDIERDELDGRKYTFTTPPDDGLEDRVVEFCLVVSGPGTHADGDDPNIVFRRRLQDQEFFTASEHTLTLVIHAGARPQLTGILSGAFGGVALSLLSNV from the coding sequence ATGGCTGTTGCAGCAGGCTCTTTAATTAGTTTCCTAGTCGTTTCAGGCGTCATGCTACTCTGGAGCCCCAGCCTGTGTGCCGGAGTTCCTCAGGGGCTCGCGGATCACAGTGTCGTGATCCCAGCCGACGGCCTTGCCGCCGACGCGCGTTACGATTTCTGGCTACAGGCTAATCAGACGTTTCAGATTATTGACCGAACGGCCGACTTTAGTGCAATGGTCGAGCCCCCGACTTTCTCCACTGAAGCGTATGCCTATAACAACCCCAACTGTGACCTTGGGCGTAAGATCAGTTACAAACAAGAGTTTGCGTTCGCGAGCCCCGACCACAttttctggagaagagacatcGAACGAGACGAGCTGGATGGCAGAAAGTACACTTTCACCACTCCGCCCGATGATGGTCTGGAAGATCGCGTCGTCGAGTTCTGTCTCGTTGTCAGCGGGCcgggaacgcatgcagacggcgACGACCCCAACATCGTGTTCAGACGCCGACTCCAAGATCAAGAGTTCTTCACAGCCAGCGAACATACACTCACGCTTGTGATCCACGCGGGTGCAAGGCCCCAGCTCACAGGGATCCTCTCGGGCGCCTTTGGGGGGGTCGCGCTTTCCCTTCTGTCTAATGTGTAA